A single Ciona intestinalis chromosome 14, KH, whole genome shotgun sequence DNA region contains:
- the LOC100186677 gene encoding serine/threonine-protein kinase par-1-like — translation MYCTIASMPTSDLISHNNLHGKLPSQLSHQSNNNMRPENQYISTTISRRLCAEASYAVLGVSGYGSTIPGYGAALQNYVGNMCNAFTSSTTSDNDSSCYVERRTRADKKGNSQNRPKPGFAQKMNPNSVVSDHPSSSSSGREMSPSSAPGSVIVNQGKPINVTSDSKTLPTEKQSRSRCRHRDETLDKTSKVKQAVDQAVQSQYLNWKNSRPWADQPQKQKGSNELQNVQSKIYRFQKTINNALSTRLETRNVNNEAMEVEHHTTLKNSYKSNSLALHSRAKGALASKTNNDSKLFGSNIHNDRSDSKKLVPASAEDTQSKLRFAHANNTTPTSDAINAAKLAKESASKKKSFLEMYEVYGIIGVGGGGMVYSGIRIGDSQPVAIKRIMREKVKRWEKIYGRSVPQEIGLMIRVNGHHGVIKLLDWYECLDSFILVLERPKNSVDLFDYIREVGRMTEKEACMIFRQVVSAVHHIHARGVVHRDIKDENIVLNRDTGESKLIDFGCGTLLHENQYKDFSGTPEFYPPEWFNQHYYKGKTAAIWSMGVLLYDMLCGEIPFKSKQKIGQGKLEFKVSLSSEAKHLISWMLAVNPESRPNINEILQHPWVTLRR, via the exons ATGTACTGCACCATTGCGTCCATGCCGACGTCTGATTTAATAAGTCATAATAACCTGCATGGGAAATTACCAAGCCAACTGTCGCACCAAAGCAATAATAATATGAGGCCAGAAAACCAATACATTTCTACGACTATAAGTAGAAGGTTATGTGCCGAAGCATCATATGCTGTGTTAGGGGTCTCGGGGTATGGTAGCACAATCCCAGGATACGGAGCAGCACTACAGAACTACGTTGGCAACATGTGTAATGCATTTACGAGCTCGACGACGTCGGATAACGATAGTAGCTGCTATGTAGAACGAAGAACTAGAGCAGATAAAAAGGGAAATTCACAAAACCGACCAAAACCAGGATTTGCTCAAAAGATGAATCCTAATTCTGTAGTTTCTGATCACCCAAGTTCGTCTTCAAGCGGCCGCGAGATGTCGCCATCCTCGGCCCCAGGAAGCGTTATTGTTAACCAAGGTAAACCTATCAACGTGACGAGTGACTCCAAGACTTTGCCCACGGAAAAACAGTCTAGGTCGCGTTGCAGGCACCGAGATGAGACCTTGGACAAAACAAGCAAAGTTAAACAGGCGGTGGACCAAGCGGTTCAAAGCCAATATCTGAACTGGAAGAATTCTCGGCCTTGGGCAGACCAACCTCAGAAGCAAAAAGGGTCAAACGAGTTGCAAAATGTTCAGAGCAAAATATATCGGTTTCAGAAAACGATAAACAACGCTTTGAGTACAAGGTTGGAGACACGGAATGTAAACAATGAGGCTATGGAAGTGGAACATCATACGACTCTCAAAAATAGTTATAAATCTAACAGTTTGGCTTTACATTCCCGCGCTAAAGGAGCCCTTGCTTCGAAAACTAACAACGATTCGAAGCTTTTCGGCTCAAATATTCATAATGACAGAAGTGATTCAAAAAAACTGGTCCCCGCATCTGCTGAAGACACTCAGTCAAAATTAAGATTTGCTCATGCGAACAATACTACCCCGACTTCGGACGCAATAAACGCCGCAAAATTAGCAAAAGAATCCGCATCGAAAAA aaAATCTTTTCTTGAAATGTATGAGGTTTACGGAATAATTGGCGTTGGCGGTGGGGGTATGGTGTATTCTGGCATCAGAATTGGCGACTCGCAGCCAGTTGCCATTAAGAGGATCATGCgggaaaaagtaaaaagatgGGAGAAGATTTACGGACGGAGTGTGCCGCAAGAAATCGGGCTAATGATTCG AGTAAATGGTCATCACGGGGTTATTAAACTGCTTGACTGGTATGAGTGCCTTGACTCCTTTATTCTTGTGCTTGAGCGACCAAAGAACTCGGTTGACCTCTTTGATTACATTCGTGAAGTCGGTCGAATGACTGAAAAAGAAGCATGCATGATATTTAGACAG gTCGTTTCTGCAGTGCATCACATACACGCACGGGGTGTTGTCCATCGTGATATAAAAGACGAGAATATCGTGCTTAACCGTGATACTGGAGAGTCAAAGTTGATAGATTTTGGCTGCGGGACTCTGCTGCATGAAAATCAATACAAAGACTTCAGCGGTACACCTGAATTTTACCCTCCGGAATGGTTCAATCAG CATTATTATAAAGGCAAAACAGCAGCAatatggtctatgggagttctATTGTATGATATGCTCTGTGGAGAAATACCGTTCAAATCAAAGCAAAAAATTGGCCAAGGAAAATTGGAGTTCAAg GTCTCTCTGAGCTCCGAAGCCAAACACCTCATTTCTTGGATGTTGGCAGTTAATCCAGAATCCAGGCCAAACATAAATGAGATTTTGCAACATCCATGGGTGACATTGCGTAGGTGA
- the LOC100181363 gene encoding uncharacterized protein LOC100181363 isoform X2, producing the protein MKLFGVIVALLVLSHGVSQQVYNGSITESTTSEVTRNNGPAKGAKPGVVCGEGSIDLSIPRVMLPSGLAADRVLFRSDTSAPCRGRNSEREKILLKVRFRPRRLCGTTETINGLQKMYRNEIVYFDANSGQIRSVFNFSCLYYNEKHVPFLSQSKRIKLVESQTNEDVLYELSIHRDLSFSNRSLFSENFPEVSVNQFVFVQIEAKYTAQTTAPFFGIQECYASVHPDVAERSKLHKFINIGCAHAHDTTVSVLSANDPTLFQWKFQMFKWVNVTVQRIYLFCVISNCNERVRRSCGSNTTSFACSSTEEASGMGNFNNINNTEPQTEETRVTLSLGPIFLSSSKSTLNGQRGTGGSKTNFLPFPKNKQGDQRTVHIAVGAVAGVCGVIILSAVFAIMRRYMKRRAHRPSTKTNTKVDRIQQGFAFVLRSSDDTDVFHQMSAQSRKHKKKRVRKPKRVSTFSGERPGSAPVKRSVSLQQSRPVGLQLEKDGAKTKTLEENRASNGTA; encoded by the exons ATGAAACTTTTTGGAGTCATAGTTGCACTGCTGGTTTTAAGTCACGGGGTTTCGCAACAGGTCTACAATGGAAGTATAACCGAAAGTACAACATCAGAAGTTACCAGAAATAATG GCCCAGCGAAAGGTGCAAAGCCTGGTGTTGTGTGCGGCGAGGGATCTATAGATCTATCCATACCTAGGGTCATGTTACCGTCTGGCTTGGCCGCTGACAGAGTTCTGTTTCGATCTGACACCTCGGCACCCTGCAGGGGAAGAAATTCGGAAAGAGAGAAAATTTTGTTGAAGGTTCGGTTTCGACCGAGACGGTTGTGTGGGACTACTGAAACG ATCAATGGGTTACAAAAGATGTACAGAAACGAAATTGTTTATTTCGATGCAAACTCAGGACAGATTCGAAGCGTTTTCAACttttcatgtttatattataatgaaaAACATGTTCCCTTTCTCTCGCAATCAAAAAG aattaaacTGGTTGAGTCTCAGACCAATGAAGACGTCTTATATGAACTCAGCATTCATCGTGATTTATCTTTTTCAAACCGGTCGTTATTTTCGGAGAATTTTCCAGAAGTATCG gttaATCAATTTGTCTTCGTTCAAATCGAGGCCAAGTATACAGCTCAAACGACAGCGCCTTTCTTCGGCATCCAAGAATGCTACGCGAGCGTTCACCCCGATGTAGCAGAGCGATCAAAGCTACATAAATTCATTAATATAGG ATGCGCCCATGCACACGATACTACGGTTTCCGTTTTGAGTGCAAACGATCCAACACTCTTTCAATGGAAATTCCAAATGTTTAAATGGGTGAATGTGACCGTACAGCGTATCTACCTATTCTGTGTTATTTCTAATTGCAATGAACGAGTTAGACGATCATGTGGTTCGAATACCACG TCTTTTGCCTGCTCCAGCACCGAAGAGGCTTCCGGCATGGGAAATttcaacaatataaacaacacCGAACCACAAACTGAAGAAACTCGTGTTACATTATCACTTGGACCAATATTTTTGTCTAGTTCAAAATCGACACTAAATGGACAAAGGGGTACAGGGGGTTCGAAGACAAATTTTCTACCGTtcccaaaaaacaaacaag GTGATCAAAGGACAGTTCACATTGCTGTAGGAGCGGTGGCTGGTGTGTGTGGTGTCATCATCTTATCTGCTGTGTTTGCGATCATGAGAAGGTACATGAAAAGACGAGCTCATAGACCCAGCACCAAAACCAACACAAAAGTGGATCGAATTCAACAAGGTTTTGCTTTCGTTTTGA GATCATCCGACGATACAGATGTTTTCCACCAGATGTCAGCACAGAGTCGTAAACACAAGAAAAAGCGTGTTCGCAAACCGAAGCGGGTTTCGACTTTCAGCGGCGAACGCCCTGGCAGTGCGCCAGTCAAACGTAGCGTTTCACTTCAACAAAGTCGGCCAGTTGGTCTACAGCTTGAAAAAGACGGCGCCAAGACCAAAACGCTGGAAGAAAACAGAGCCTCAAACGGCACGGCATAG
- the LOC100181363 gene encoding uncharacterized protein LOC100181363 isoform X1 codes for MKLFGVIVALLVLSHGVSQEVYNGSITESTTSEVTRNNGPAKGAKPGVVCGEGSIDLSIPRVMLPSGLAADRVLFRSDTSAPCRGRNSEREKILLKVRFRPRRLCGTTETINGLQKMYRNEIVYFDANSGQIRSVFNFSCLYYNEKHVPFLSQSKRIKLVESQTNEDVLYELSIHRDLSFSNRSLFSENFPEVSVNQFVFVQIEAKYTAQTTAPFFGIQECYASVHPDVAERSKLHKFINIGCAHAHDTTVSVLSANDPTLFQWKFQMFKWVNVTVQRIYLFCVISNCNERVRRSCGSNTTSFACSSTEEASGMGNFNNINNTEPQTEETRVTLSLGPIFLSSSKSTLNGQRGTGGSKTNFLPFPKNKQGDQRTVHIAVGAVAGVCGVIILSAVFAIMRRYMKRRAHRPSTKTNTKVDRIQQGFAFVLRSSDDTDVFHQMSAQSRKHKKKRVRKPKRVSTFSGERPGSAPVKRSVSLQQSRPVGLQLEKDGAKTKTLEENRASNGTA; via the exons ATGAAACTTTTTGGAGTCATAGTTGCACTGCTGGTTTTAAGTCACGGGGTTTCGCAAGAGGTCTACAATGGAAGTATAACCGAAAGTACAACATCAGAAGTTACCAGAAATAATG GCCCAGCGAAAGGTGCAAAGCCTGGTGTTGTGTGCGGCGAGGGATCTATAGATCTATCCATACCTAGGGTCATGTTACCGTCTGGCTTGGCCGCTGACAGAGTTCTGTTTCGATCTGACACCTCGGCACCCTGCAGGGGAAGAAATTCGGAAAGAGAGAAAATTTTGTTGAAGGTTCGGTTTCGACCGAGACGGTTGTGTGGGACTACTGAAACG ATCAATGGGTTACAAAAGATGTACAGAAACGAAATTGTTTATTTCGATGCAAACTCAGGACAGATTCGAAGCGTTTTCAACttttcatgtttatattataatgaaaAACATGTTCCCTTTCTCTCGCAATCAAAAAG aattaaacTGGTTGAGTCTCAGACCAATGAAGACGTCTTATATGAACTCAGCATTCATCGTGATTTATCTTTTTCAAACCGGTCGTTATTTTCGGAGAATTTTCCAGAAGTATCG gttaATCAATTTGTCTTCGTTCAAATCGAGGCCAAGTATACAGCTCAAACGACAGCGCCTTTCTTCGGCATCCAAGAATGCTACGCGAGCGTTCACCCCGATGTAGCAGAGCGATCAAAGCTACATAAATTCATTAATATAGG ATGCGCCCATGCACACGATACTACGGTTTCCGTTTTGAGTGCAAACGATCCAACACTCTTTCAATGGAAATTCCAAATGTTTAAATGGGTGAATGTGACCGTACAGCGTATCTACCTATTCTGTGTTATTTCTAATTGCAATGAACGAGTTAGACGATCATGTGGTTCGAATACCACG TCTTTTGCCTGCTCCAGCACCGAAGAGGCTTCCGGCATGGGAAATttcaacaatataaacaacacCGAACCACAAACTGAAGAAACTCGTGTTACATTATCACTTGGACCAATATTTTTGTCTAGTTCAAAATCGACACTAAATGGACAAAGGGGTACAGGGGGTTCGAAGACAAATTTTCTACCGTtcccaaaaaacaaacaag GTGATCAAAGGACAGTTCACATTGCTGTAGGAGCGGTGGCTGGTGTGTGTGGTGTCATCATCTTATCTGCTGTGTTTGCGATCATGAGAAGGTACATGAAAAGACGAGCTCATAGACCCAGCACCAAAACCAACACAAAAGTGGATCGAATTCAACAAGGTTTTGCTTTCGTTTTGA GATCATCCGACGATACAGATGTTTTCCACCAGATGTCAGCACAGAGTCGTAAACACAAGAAAAAGCGTGTTCGCAAACCGAAGCGGGTTTCGACTTTCAGCGGCGAACGCCCTGGCAGTGCGCCAGTCAAACGTAGCGTTTCACTTCAACAAAGTCGGCCAGTTGGTCTACAGCTTGAAAAAGACGGCGCCAAGACCAAAACGCTGGAAGAAAACAGAGCCTCAAACGGCACGGCATAG